The DNA region GAACTAACATATAAAAATCCTACACGGTCGCTTATACATTGAAGAGATATTCAATTTCACAAACTGTGCAAACAAATTTAACATCCCCTTTCACTAAACatctattacaaaataaaatttcatacaatGAGCCCACATATAGACTTATCATATAAAAATTCAACACGATCGCGTATACATTGAAGAGATGTGCAATTTCAAAAACCATGCAAACAAATTTAACACCCCCTTTCACTAAAACATCAATTACCCAATAAATTTTCATACTTTTCCACCTAAGATTGACTAGCTAATTTTATATTCCATCATTTAGCAGCTAAATTTAGCTAAGtatttcaaaaatcaataactacTCAAAACGAAGCTATGAAGCAATTGATAAGAAGAAAATGGATACAATTTCAAGATTTGGAAAAGCGAATGGAACAGTGAAAGTTACACTGCGTTTGATTCCtcagaaaataaatcaaattaaatattcaattttttttgggtacaaagattaatttagaattcttattattttgaagctggaaaaataaaaataaataggatCTACAAATAGTTTTGACTCAGATAGACTTATGCTTCGTTTGGTTTCTGAGAAATACaacgaaaataaaaaaagaagaatttagaGTTCAAAACGAGAATTTCGGCCAAGTTGAGTTTTGGGCTGACCTTTTAATTTCTCGGGAACCAAACGGAGAAGCTAGggtttgataattttatttctgatttttatttttatttaaaaaataactaaacaaaTTGTTTAGAATAAAGTTCAAATTTGGCGAACATTTACGTACCTTGGAAAAGTGTTGGAGAAGAAAGTGAGAGAGTGACGGTTTCAACAATGAGCAACGTCGAAGAAGttaaggaaaaaggaaaagcagGGCTGAAACGGTGTCGTCTTGATACACAGTCCACACGTATAGTATAGATGCATATGACATGGCTTCTCTACGACTACTAGCAAAAACCCTTTTCTTTTAGTAAACGATTAGTCGGATAAGCGTTGGCGTTTATAGGAAGTATGGACTTGTTAAGGCATCAATAAAGTATACTAGGACACTATATTTCGCAATTTATTTAGCAGCtattgaaaatttcttttacGTATGATAAAAATAGTGTCAATGGTAAATTCATACAAAAATAGTATCTGATATTTTAATAATGGTGGAAAATGTTATATCCTTattgctttttattatttttggaccATGTAGGATGTGTCATTAGATTGAAATTGGATTTATAAAAACTTACCCTGAGTTATTTGGTTTGAGTCGCACAACTTAGAAGAAATTACTATATTAGAACTAGAAGAATCTCAAAGCAAAGAAGGAAGACAATAACAGAAGACCCTCATACCTCTAGTACTCAGGGTGGTCGATATCGTACCGGAACCGgtcgtaccggccggtacatatcGTACCGGTCAGTGCACCAGTATcagtacacttctattttgtaccaaaaaaaatgCCGGtcgtaccggccgcgtaccgaCCAATTttgggcaataccggccggtaccgagCATACCGGCctgtacagaaaaaagcttttttttttttagttttgtaatttttgtaagggcataatggtaacttatttacattaacttattagtattatttgttttcttagtatgcaataaacaactaagctttctattttttatattgtgttttttttttccttttaattgatactaaagtctaaaactatgaataatttgttctgaattgaggtaatgttttgtgaaaaacttttatatttactataatataaatgaaatattatatgcttataaacatggttctaaagattttggtgtgtgtataatatatatatatatatatatatatataatagcggtaaatccgaaacggtacaccagtattaaccggtatccgaaatatatcgtactggTGACCAAACTGGTACAgtctccggtacggtattgactttcTTGCTAGTACTCgctttccacaaaaaaaaaatggtgggtttGCATGGCATAGACCTGCTTTTATAGTTCTCACAATAACTTGCCATGTGACATTCGACTTCTATATTACTTAGGACTCCAATCTAGATTTGGAGGCATATTGAATTTCTTGTAAAAGAATGCAAGAGCACTTGAGGTTCCATCAAGATATATATTGGAAAAGTGcttatatttgatatttttatctcTCTGTAACTTTTATctatcaatgtttgagtttaagttggccTTCTTTAAAAAGATGGAGTTTCAGATAGTCTGTAGTTCTGTGTTTGATTCTTATTAGAACTAAAAGTAGTCTAACCAGGAAACAAAGTCCTCTAGTTGAAACTagtattgttaaaaaatctcATGCAATAtccattattattgttatagaaaatttcattaacataCATATTGAGGTTTGGGCTAATGCCAACCAAATCTAATACATTTCAAAACTAATCAATTTGATCCTTAAAACCAATTAAGTCTCTACATGCTATTAGGTCCATTAGTGATTTTTCTCGACTATCTTAAGGATCAAGTTgggtttagggaccaaattggtcTCTAGTTTTGAAATGTCTTAAAACTGATTGGTATTAGCCCAAaccttaaaatatattaatggaATATACCCTTATTGTTCACATGGAGTCGTCAACAAAGAAGTCTTTATCTCTTTGATGACTAGAAATTCTAATCAAGTCAATTATTGAATGGAAGATCTCCTATGTAAAAACATACATCCTAGCATACGTGTGGACCTTTCTAAAACCTGTCCTAAGTTACAGCTGGACATTTTGAAAAGAGTTTTTCTCTACCCAATAAAAAAGTTTGAGTTCTAACTTCTAAGATTAAAAAGAAGCTGTGGCACAATGGTAGGAAACTCTTGAAAGCCTCATAACAAGTCAGAGGTTTAAGTCCTAGCTTGTGCAACCTAATCTACTATAGATTGTGGCACACCCGCTCTCATTCTTCTCCAAGTTTTTTAGAAGtcaaaattctgaaattttttgCCTAATAAACATTTGAAGAAATTCACTCGAATCTGTCTTCCAAAACTTGAAGTTTTattagaatcaagctcaaaaacctcctaaaacttcaaaaaatcattGAAACTCTATTGATCAAGTCTCTAAAGTCTTGAAGAACTTTCGTTCAAATGCGaatttttgcctaaaaaaatCGAAGAAATTCATTCAAATCTTTCTTCCAAAACTTGAAGTTTTtttagaatcaagctcaaaaacctctagaaacttcaaaaaatcattGAAGCTCTATtgatcaagcctctaaagcctTGAAGAACTTCCATCCAAAAGCCTTCACATTTGAAGAATCTTcaaagaacttgaagaacattcaaagaacttgaaaaacaacaaatctctaacaagTTCAAAGTTAGGAATTCATTGTGAAGATTATTCGATCCGTCTTCCAACCAAAGTAGAGAAGATATCATGTTCGAGTTAAGACTACGAGAGGATGGAATCAGAGGATCTTTCTTAtgtaaaagaattaaaatgaaGAATTGTACTCACtcattatataaatacaaatttatatttgtgaagcactttgaattgtttgattttcaaacttgAGAATTTTGTGTTTACAACAATGAGCTAGGACAAACAAAATCTATCCCCGTCCAATCACCTCTTCAAGATAGGAAAAATTAACACAAGGCAAGATAGATCATATGGACAAGGAATATTTATCATTCATACTAAAAATGCCACTatcacttcttttttcttttttatcatgcTTAGATGGCAAAGTCATTTGCTCGGCTCTACATATATGCAAGGGTGACCACCCTGACTtgcaaaaaaatgtatatatatgcttgcaaaaaaaaaaaatttatatgctaAACTAACATATCCTAACcaccctaataaaaattttgaacacctTAACTTGAAAATCATAGCAATttgggttcaacaaaaataaaagtaatgctGCATCCACAACATTATCACAATGAGTTGGACCCAAGATTAACATTACTAACATTATTTTTCTATCTatcaataataatttgtcaaataagatttgttatgaaaatgttatggatattAGCATTACACCAAAGATAATTTTGGCCTCCCAAACATAATTCTTAACCACTTAAATCCCCAAAAAATGGcttaaataataacaataaaaattagcccaactaacaacaaaaataacccaaacaaaaacaagattagACCAAATAACAATAAGTGAACAAATTGTTCAATAAAAAGCCtattcaaatttgtaacttGTTTAACccattatatgaaaataatCTATAAtatcattgtttcttaaaatattaaaccaaaagAAATATTGTAGTCTTGAGTTCTCATTAATAGTGCCAACAATGATGCTCTCTATGACTTTATAgttgcaacaacaattttgctCTTCTTAGCAACTTGACACGTAATTGTAGCAaatatcatctctctctctctctcttttcctcttttctaaTATCATTTTAGACTCTttcactttattattctcatcTCAACACTCTTAGTTCTCACTTTatttcttatcaatttttttttttctttttctctttgatagtagaaaaaaattgtaatacttcatatatttgtatgttttttttttttgagacgttaatatttaagtttcttagtgaTATTTAAGTGTATTTTTCTTAGTGATAtttaagtgtatttttttttaataacgtTGATATACtcaaattatttctcaaaaagttTCTTAGTGATATTTaagtctttatttttttttatgacgtTGATATACTgaaattatttctcaaaaatatttctAGAACCGCGGCTATGCTGATAACCTAATGGTTTAGGTACTCCCTTCCCCATCCATTTGCACTTCTTCGTTGACAAGCATTCATCTcatgataacttttttttctttattttacgTGGAGATTTTGTTTAGATTTGTTATGGTTGAGTCAATCTTCAATTGGATGCGCCTGTGAATTAATGTGGGTCGACAAAACAAACAGCACCGAGCGGTAAAGCTGATCCTAATGCAGCTCGACTTCCCCCTCATAATTCTCACCCATTCGCCTTGACTCCCATTTTAAAAAACCGTAGAGGATGATGCTGAGCAAAAACCCCCTCCAAAAGCTAATTGCTACCAATCATTAGGATTAGCAGTGAAACTACGGGTAGCCGATGACTAGGTGAGTTCATAAAAGTACTTACTCATAATGGCTCAACGAAATTATAAGGCTTTTTACATCAAAGTCTGATGACAATTTGAgcttttaatttctaatttgtAGATGATCACGGTTTTGGATGATTTTTTCTCAACCATTGATTTGGAGTCATCTATAACACATTAAGCAAACTGTATCATACACCTAAACACACAATGAGTCAATGAACATTATCTCATCACGTGTACTGTTCCTGCAAAACCTAGACTGTATGATTTCTAGCACAAATCATGGACCATCTAGCACATGAAGAAGAAGGTCCAAAtcattgaaaaggaaaaaggagaAGATGGCCAGGGACTATCCAGAAAATAACACTTTTGTCTCTAGCCAAAGAGAGAAGCATACAAGAAGTAAATAAAGCTAAATGCTAAATGCTAGCACAAAGCCACCATTAAGtactaaaagaagaaaagcccACCATATAAACATCATCCTCACtacaccacaccacaccacaaACTCATTCCTATGAACCATATTTTATTCCggcacatatatatttttttattattaaaaactcTAAAATTTGATTCTAAGCTTCTGCAATTTCGGCAGAATCTGCGGCAGCTAGAATCAATTCCGGGTGGATGGCTCCTTCATCCAGAGCGTTTGGAAGTCCCAGTGCCTTCAAGGCCAAATGGGCAGCTTTCTGCCCTGAGATCATCATGGCACCAAATGTGGGTCCCTGCATTaccaaaaagaaattcaataaCAAATAAACCACTTTCATCAATATTGCAGGCAATCTTTATGCTCTCCCTAACTAGTGGCATTTCAAAAGACAAAACTTTGAGGACCATGCATTCCCTTTCAACAAGACAAATCTTTTTGCTCCCCCTAGTGGCATTTCAATGGAATTATTGCTTCATTTTAATTGGTTTTTCCATCACTGAAAAAGACACAGTAGGCCCGTAACATATATGACAAAAGTTTCAAACGATCACTGGAGAGAGAAGCCAAAAAGAGACCACATTGACATGAGACCCTTATTGTGAGCTGTGACTCAGTTTTTGCTCTACTAGCTAAATTTGATTAGTCTAGCCCTTCAGCTTCCTAAAGTTTTGTTGGTCGCTTGAAAATCAATTATAGGAAATGGGAAAGCTTAGCAGGAAAAGGAGGTGGTGGGGAGTGGAGGAGATAATCCTAGAATGATGAATGGACCACCTGCTCTTGCTACAAAGAAAACTTCAGGCAACCATACCGTGGCACTCACATATCTCTCTAGTTGCTGTTGGGTCCACGCCCTCTATCATTGAGGTTGTCAATCTTAAGTTGGGCCCAATGTAATTGcctttattctctctctctctcactcttcacTATCTCCATAATTGCCTTTAAGGGTCAAGCCTCCCCATCATTTCTTTCTCATTCCATTACATTAGTAGCAAATTATCTAAaagaataagaacaaaaaaGGCCTTCTGCAATTATGTACTTGGGACTACATCTATTTGCATTATAACCCATCTTCTATTTTCATATCTTAGAACATGGCATCCAATATGCAACAAGGATAAGATGAGTATCAATTTTGAATGTTACAACTAGGCATACAGAAACAAAGTTTAAGCATATTATAAGCTTATAGACAcagaatatataaaaagaaataacataCCATTCTTGGAGCTCCATCAATCTCAGCCACTTCCATCCCAGTAACAATCATCCCTGGCACAATTTCCCTAGTAAGCCTCACAATGGCATCCTCAGCTGTGTTCATGTCCAGTGCCTTCATTCCAGGTACGCTGTCAATCATCCCAATGCTCTTGAGCCTCTTGACCCCAGTGGCCCCAAATGGCCCGTCGTGCCCACATGAGCTCACTACCACCTTAGCCTCCATGACATTGGGGTCCATGCATGACTGTGTGTCGTGGTTCATGGACACCAAGGCCCAGTTGGTCACCACCCCACCAACTCTTCCTTCCTTCACAATCAAGTCCTCGGCTGCCACCGCATTGAAGAGCTTGACATTGGGGCGAGCCAAGAGCTTGCTCATGATGGTTGAGGTGAAGAGAGCAGCGTGTTTGATCACAACATAGTTGTCTTGCTCATCGTACTCAATTTCAAGC from Castanea sativa cultivar Marrone di Chiusa Pesio chromosome 6, ASM4071231v1 includes:
- the LOC142638363 gene encoding thiamine thiazole synthase, chloroplastic; its protein translation is MATMASTLTSKPQTLAFFDSSSFHGTPLAPPSSLRVHQPAKSSVAPHAISMSASPPPYDLKGFTFEPIKESIVSREMTRRYMTDMITFADTDVVVVGAGSAGLSCAYELSKNPSVQVAIIEQSVSPGGGAWLGGQLFSAMVVRKPAHLFLDELEIEYDEQDNYVVIKHAALFTSTIMSKLLARPNVKLFNAVAAEDLIVKEGRVGGVVTNWALVSMNHDTQSCMDPNVMEAKVVVSSCGHDGPFGATGVKRLKSIGMIDSVPGMKALDMNTAEDAIVRLTREIVPGMIVTGMEVAEIDGAPRMGPTFGAMMISGQKAAHLALKALGLPNALDEGAIHPELILAAADSAEIAEA